A region of Mycoplasmopsis bovirhinis DNA encodes the following proteins:
- the secA gene encoding preprotein translocase subunit SecA, which translates to MKKISNIFDLKSTEMRIAEKSLKKINSLEAIVSKFTDAELKSKTAFFKDLLKKGYSLEDIREDVFAVAREATKRVLGKRPFDVQILGGLLLDLGSVAEMKTGEGKTITSIAPVYLNALLGKGTIVSTVNEYLTERDATEMGEVFNFLGLSVGINKAQLDPSSKRAAYACDITYSVHSELGFDYLRDNMVTNKHEKVQRGLYFCLIDEVDLILIDEAKTPLIISGGDKEDISTYFAADQFVRTLSHQDYIIDEESKVVALTHSGIQRANEFFNTPNIYNMENSEKIHLIQNALRAHKIMRIDVEYIVRDGKIELVDAFTGRIMDGRSYSEGLQQAIQAKEQIEIEPETKTQATITYQNFFRMFKKLCGMTGTGKTEEQEFIDIYNIRVNVVPTNKPIARIDEPDSIFYDSEDKWNAVVEKVSELYQKGQPVLVGTSQIEDSEVLHKLLLKKGVPHTVLNAKQNASEAEIIAKAGEVKAVTIATNMAGRGTDIKPTPEAIKLGGLYVLGTDKAEARRIDNQLRGRSGRQGDVGTSKFFVSLEDQLIRRFASYEQFQEAYANKKGTEISSKTLRLQFNYAQKKIEGFNYDSRKSVLNYDDVIRQQRDLIYAQRDLILATSNVDFIIKRMFISAAKSVVENDEFHTHSNYDYDALVKFLNENIGQLVSFNFDVSDIVKVHETDLPEYIANIILSLYEEWIKNAKNNAEESEIASLQKQTILSVLDERWQRQINRMDKLRSNVNLVQYSQKNPYQVYTEEGTKLFEAMLNDIAYKVMIQILKHRMGKKSLITKAMRMDPLFQTMMQVFTFDTSKTIGEFEKEVVAKYQELQKRTADLSNNQQNN; encoded by the coding sequence ATGAAAAAAATAAGCAATATTTTTGACCTTAAATCAACTGAGATGCGAATTGCAGAAAAATCCTTAAAGAAAATTAATTCTCTTGAAGCAATTGTATCAAAATTCACTGATGCAGAGTTAAAATCAAAAACTGCCTTTTTTAAAGATTTACTTAAAAAAGGTTATAGTTTAGAAGATATTCGTGAAGATGTTTTTGCTGTAGCTAGAGAAGCAACTAAAAGAGTTTTAGGTAAAAGACCTTTTGATGTTCAAATCTTAGGGGGTTTACTTTTAGACCTGGGTTCAGTAGCTGAAATGAAAACAGGAGAAGGAAAAACCATTACTTCAATTGCTCCTGTTTACTTAAATGCTCTTTTAGGTAAAGGGACAATTGTTTCAACAGTTAACGAATATTTAACCGAACGTGATGCAACGGAAATGGGTGAAGTATTTAATTTCTTAGGATTGAGTGTTGGAATTAACAAAGCTCAGCTTGATCCAAGTTCAAAACGAGCTGCATATGCTTGTGATATAACTTACTCAGTTCACTCTGAATTAGGATTTGATTATTTAAGAGATAACATGGTTACTAATAAACATGAAAAAGTACAACGTGGTTTATACTTTTGTTTAATTGATGAAGTTGACTTAATTTTAATTGATGAAGCTAAAACACCATTAATTATTTCAGGCGGTGATAAAGAAGATATTAGCACTTATTTTGCTGCTGATCAATTTGTGCGTACTTTATCTCACCAAGATTATATCATTGATGAAGAATCTAAAGTTGTTGCTCTAACACACTCAGGAATTCAAAGAGCTAATGAATTTTTCAATACTCCTAATATTTACAATATGGAAAATAGTGAAAAAATTCATTTAATTCAAAATGCTTTAAGAGCACATAAGATTATGCGCATTGACGTAGAATATATTGTTCGTGACGGTAAAATTGAATTAGTCGATGCTTTTACTGGTAGAATCATGGATGGTCGAAGCTATTCAGAAGGGTTGCAACAAGCTATCCAAGCTAAAGAGCAAATCGAAATTGAACCTGAAACTAAAACCCAAGCAACTATAACTTACCAAAACTTCTTTAGAATGTTCAAAAAACTTTGTGGTATGACTGGAACAGGTAAAACTGAAGAACAAGAATTCATTGATATTTATAATATTAGAGTTAATGTTGTGCCAACTAATAAACCAATTGCAAGAATCGATGAGCCTGATTCAATTTTTTATGATTCAGAAGATAAATGAAATGCAGTAGTTGAAAAAGTTTCAGAGCTATACCAAAAAGGACAACCTGTCCTTGTTGGTACTTCACAAATTGAAGACTCAGAAGTTTTACATAAATTGTTACTAAAAAAAGGAGTGCCTCATACTGTTTTAAATGCCAAACAAAATGCTTCTGAAGCTGAAATTATAGCTAAAGCTGGAGAAGTTAAAGCTGTAACAATTGCAACTAATATGGCAGGTAGGGGAACTGATATTAAACCAACACCTGAAGCAATTAAGTTAGGCGGCTTATATGTATTAGGAACTGATAAAGCAGAAGCAAGGAGAATTGACAACCAATTAAGAGGCCGTTCAGGACGTCAAGGAGATGTTGGAACTAGTAAATTCTTTGTTTCTTTAGAAGATCAATTAATTCGACGCTTTGCTTCTTATGAGCAATTTCAGGAAGCATATGCTAATAAAAAAGGAACAGAAATCTCAAGTAAAACATTACGTTTACAATTTAATTATGCTCAAAAGAAAATTGAAGGATTTAACTATGATTCACGTAAATCAGTGCTTAATTATGATGATGTAATTCGCCAACAACGTGATTTAATTTATGCACAACGTGATTTAATTTTAGCAACTAGTAATGTTGATTTCATTATTAAAAGAATGTTTATTTCAGCTGCTAAATCAGTTGTTGAAAATGATGAATTTCACACTCACAGCAACTATGATTACGATGCATTAGTTAAATTTTTAAATGAAAATATTGGTCAGCTAGTTTCATTTAACTTTGATGTTTCAGATATAGTTAAAGTCCATGAAACTGACTTACCTGAATATATTGCTAATATTATTCTTTCATTATATGAAGAATGAATTAAGAATGCTAAAAATAATGCTGAAGAATCAGAAATTGCTTCATTACAAAAACAAACCATTCTATCCGTTTTAGACGAGCGTTGACAACGTCAAATTAACCGCATGGATAAATTACGCTCCAACGTTAATTTAGTGCAATATTCGCAAAAAAATCCTTATCAAGTGTATACAGAAGAAGGAACTAAGTTATTTGAAGCAATGCTTAATGATATTGCTTATAAAGTTATGATTCAAATTCTTAAACATCGCATGGGTAAAAAATCATTAATTACCAAAGCAATGAGAATGGATCCTTTATTCCAAACGATGATGCAAGTCTTCACCTTTGATACTTCTAAAACAATTGGAGAATTTGAAAAAGAAGTTGTGGCAAAATACCAAGAATTGCAAAAACGTACTGCTGATTTATCAAATAACCAGCAAAATAATTAA
- the pepF gene encoding oligoendopeptidase F — protein MEIKQYKNHKHVEDKYKWDLEDILQGKSIHDWINEYEKLTKARIKVKDSKYDSIEAYLEDLKLNDEQTLVSNKIYNYISNNLNTDLTNPAYIKLDNEFEFKSHELSQEFGSELPRFFANLEKIKLWKDDPRLKSYKRGIEDLIDSQKYKLDDKVEEYLVQSALGEPNPHTVFGILSDSELDYGYVTLPNGSKTKLDPIKRTKLLKSNIKEVRKQAYQNYWNAYFKHKDSFAELLYQHFNKLVSEAKIRKYDSAVSMLTYDDQVSDEILQKLFSKVSEKRYILKKYLKNLKSFYKKRFKEEFHDWDSSRDLVKVKTEYSVSEANDLVLKALKPFGQEYYDQVYKALNENWVDYMSTTTKRSGAYSIGGTYGIEKKYILMNFDGTLGSVETLAHELGHSMHSYYSDKHNDINNASYPIFLAEIASIFNELMLFDYLTEHSDNERLKFYILNNLINGFNGTVHKQVLWANYEYDLYNAIQKGQANSSYDSISKIYYQNSLKYMLVDTYKYSQKQTIQSIYVPHYYYGFYVYKYAIGQLVAIYFFKQYKKYGKQALDNYISNFLSAGGNDYPLEILKKVGVDLTNDQFYDEGYSYLEELVTRWTKIGQKLFK, from the coding sequence ATGGAAATCAAACAATATAAAAATCATAAGCATGTTGAAGATAAATATAAATGAGATTTAGAAGATATTTTGCAAGGTAAAAGTATTCATGATTGAATTAATGAATATGAAAAACTTACTAAAGCAAGAATAAAAGTTAAAGATTCTAAATATGATTCAATTGAAGCTTATTTAGAAGATTTAAAACTCAATGATGAGCAAACCTTAGTTTCGAATAAGATTTATAATTATATTTCAAATAATTTAAATACTGATTTAACAAATCCAGCATATATTAAATTAGATAATGAATTTGAATTTAAATCTCATGAATTAAGCCAAGAATTTGGTTCAGAATTACCAAGATTCTTTGCTAATTTAGAAAAAATTAAGCTTTGAAAAGATGACCCGAGGTTAAAATCTTACAAAAGGGGTATTGAAGATTTAATTGATTCACAAAAATATAAATTAGATGATAAAGTCGAAGAATATTTAGTGCAAAGTGCTTTGGGTGAACCTAATCCACATACAGTATTTGGAATTTTAAGTGATAGTGAACTGGATTATGGTTATGTAACATTACCTAATGGTTCAAAAACAAAGCTTGATCCAATTAAACGCACTAAATTATTGAAATCTAATATTAAAGAAGTGCGCAAACAAGCTTACCAAAATTATTGAAATGCATATTTTAAACATAAAGATTCGTTTGCTGAACTTTTATACCAACATTTTAACAAATTAGTTTCTGAAGCTAAGATCCGTAAGTATGATTCAGCTGTTTCGATGCTTACTTATGATGATCAAGTTAGCGATGAGATTTTGCAAAAGCTCTTTTCAAAAGTCTCAGAAAAAAGATATATTCTCAAAAAATATCTTAAAAATCTCAAGAGTTTTTATAAAAAACGTTTTAAAGAAGAATTTCATGATTGAGATAGTTCGCGTGATTTAGTTAAAGTAAAAACTGAATATTCAGTGTCCGAAGCTAATGATTTAGTTCTTAAAGCTTTAAAACCATTTGGACAAGAATATTATGACCAAGTTTATAAAGCCTTAAATGAAAATTGAGTTGATTATATGAGCACTACTACTAAAAGATCAGGAGCTTATAGTATTGGTGGTACATACGGCATTGAGAAAAAATACATTCTAATGAATTTTGATGGTACGCTAGGAAGCGTCGAAACATTAGCTCATGAATTAGGGCATTCAATGCATTCATATTACTCAGATAAACATAATGATATTAATAATGCTAGTTACCCAATTTTCTTAGCTGAAATTGCTTCAATATTTAATGAATTAATGTTATTTGACTATTTAACTGAGCATTCAGATAATGAAAGACTAAAATTTTATATTTTAAATAACTTAATTAATGGCTTTAATGGAACAGTGCATAAACAAGTTTTATGAGCTAATTATGAATATGATTTATATAATGCAATTCAAAAAGGACAAGCTAATTCAAGTTATGATTCAATTAGTAAAATTTATTACCAAAACTCATTGAAATATATGTTAGTTGATACTTATAAATATTCACAAAAACAAACTATTCAATCAATTTATGTCCCTCACTATTATTATGGCTTTTATGTTTATAAGTATGCCATAGGGCAATTAGTAGCAATTTACTTCTTTAAACAATATAAAAAATATGGCAAGCAAGCACTTGATAATTACATTAGCAACTTTTTAAGTGCTGGTGGAAACGATTATCCGCTTGAAATATTAAAAAAAGTAGGTGTAGACCTTACAAATGACCAATTTTATGATGAAGGTTATTCATATTTAGAAGAGTTAGTAACACGGTGAACAAAAATTGGTCAAAAATTATTTAAATAA
- a CDS encoding OppA family ABC transporter substrate-binding lipoprotein, with the protein MKKRKLWFIGSAVASLALPIAAVSCGQESAKMPTKTFGNYAAQKIYRIQINSEYAQNRGEFDGSIYSGSFSNATDTASGALLFRHEATGKAEFEETNEVSSDGITKINKIQVLKPSILKWNLEYAKSIKLYVDGQEVVYDNDNVDPLGAPTEQGKYYKSSFVELTSNDPKSINNPKFFENLAKASKFEVEIDESSYWVNTKGEKTKYKVVAKDFYYGILRTYLYSDEKYRLANGGTADLDSKAKAITAKSDNMFKKDSTFGNKYLYGLYNINFDKIIDESQFIKSDGDKKYLVFQKKDETKAAQFVEFFKGILFGNYDYLPAPSQYIEEKNQDLVSLRNYASSAKNQEAEAAASFATATGKTKESGLYWYGLTKDTALYAGRYYYAGYNADDLTKRWILNTHYKDQSYLNAEGRLKEIQEVHVNKQLTPDQFKNTNYEWFISGLTSTISYSQLDANTQNLIKNNKDVFGLSKYETLNKKSTSGHYYPAIVPNYHQNKQKYNEVYFNDAYAQLLWGNSYQDISEGKAKDTLTYTTSGRAAEFRNILSTAINWSHSARETHLPLPGIAWLTGVAQDTPIVQGDDVTPRKLADEINELFVVDRNTNQRVDLGGSLGTELRPSENNVVGQTAIQKYESAAFETLKSRLKTLLDEFFASYTAPKDSSPQEIAKNDKIRFVISYRFVNYNIKNETAFLSQIKILNSLYPEKLEVSAVKLKDGDKALESLYSYYLNTPSPVQRFGWTSDYELINGSNDYRSWISAMPILAAIAYDEAYRAKVQVAYPTLVKAADKLKVFLEANKETIKLSIPIEKWSKLTSKDLRNLNDYLAHKVIDSEKTTDTNIVLKDIDTKTDKTEYISAGLLSAQYLLWLNTDSTHGLKKDELVKFTNELTNISGLLPNPFYTSLSESFSDRLVNPNYIFPSTPYADDYSSFLAKTTTTK; encoded by the coding sequence ATGAAAAAAAGAAAATTATGATTTATTGGTAGTGCTGTTGCTTCACTAGCTTTACCAATTGCTGCAGTATCTTGTGGACAAGAATCTGCAAAGATGCCAACCAAAACTTTTGGAAACTACGCAGCACAAAAAATTTACCGTATTCAAATTAATAGTGAATATGCACAAAATCGTGGAGAATTTGATGGGTCAATTTACTCAGGATCTTTTTCAAATGCAACTGACACAGCTTCAGGAGCTTTATTATTTAGACACGAAGCTACAGGTAAAGCTGAATTTGAAGAAACAAATGAAGTATCTTCAGATGGAATTACAAAAATCAACAAAATCCAAGTACTTAAACCATCAATCTTAAAATGAAATTTAGAATATGCTAAATCAATAAAATTATATGTAGATGGACAAGAAGTTGTTTATGATAATGATAATGTTGATCCACTTGGAGCACCAACTGAACAAGGGAAATATTATAAATCATCATTTGTTGAACTAACCAGTAATGACCCAAAATCAATCAACAACCCTAAATTCTTTGAAAATTTAGCTAAAGCTTCTAAATTTGAAGTTGAAATTGATGAAAGTTCATATTGAGTAAATACTAAAGGTGAAAAAACTAAGTATAAAGTTGTAGCCAAAGACTTTTACTATGGTATTTTAAGAACATATTTATATTCAGATGAAAAATACCGTTTAGCAAATGGTGGAACAGCTGATTTAGATTCTAAAGCCAAAGCTATTACAGCAAAATCAGATAATATGTTTAAAAAAGATTCAACTTTTGGAAACAAATATTTATACGGACTATACAACATTAATTTTGATAAAATTATTGATGAATCACAATTCATTAAAAGTGATGGAGATAAAAAGTATTTAGTATTCCAAAAAAAAGATGAAACTAAAGCTGCACAATTTGTGGAATTTTTCAAAGGCATTCTTTTTGGGAATTATGACTATTTACCAGCTCCAAGTCAATACATCGAAGAGAAAAATCAAGATTTAGTTTCACTTAGAAATTATGCTTCTAGCGCTAAAAATCAAGAAGCTGAAGCAGCTGCAAGTTTTGCAACTGCTACTGGAAAAACTAAAGAATCAGGTCTTTACTGATATGGTTTAACCAAAGACACAGCATTATATGCTGGTAGATACTACTATGCAGGATATAATGCTGATGATTTAACTAAAAGATGAATTTTAAATACTCACTATAAAGATCAAAGCTATCTAAATGCTGAAGGTAGATTAAAAGAAATTCAAGAAGTTCACGTAAATAAACAACTTACTCCTGATCAATTTAAAAACACTAACTACGAGTGATTTATTTCAGGATTAACATCAACTATTTCATATTCTCAATTAGATGCTAATACTCAAAATTTAATTAAAAATAATAAAGATGTTTTTGGGTTATCAAAATATGAAACTTTAAATAAAAAATCAACTTCAGGTCACTACTACCCAGCAATTGTCCCTAACTACCACCAAAACAAACAAAAATATAATGAAGTTTACTTTAATGATGCTTATGCTCAATTACTTTGAGGTAATTCATACCAAGATATTAGTGAAGGAAAAGCTAAAGATACTTTAACTTACACAACTTCAGGACGTGCTGCTGAATTTAGAAATATTCTTTCAACAGCAATTAACTGATCACACTCAGCAAGGGAAACTCATTTACCTTTACCAGGTATTGCATGACTTACAGGGGTTGCGCAAGATACTCCAATTGTTCAAGGTGATGATGTAACACCAAGAAAATTAGCTGACGAAATTAATGAACTTTTTGTTGTTGATCGCAACACTAACCAAAGAGTTGATTTAGGTGGTTCATTAGGAACTGAACTTAGACCATCAGAAAACAATGTTGTTGGTCAAACAGCAATTCAAAAATACGAATCAGCTGCTTTTGAAACTTTAAAATCTCGTCTTAAAACATTACTTGATGAATTCTTTGCATCATATACTGCGCCTAAAGATTCTTCACCTCAAGAAATTGCTAAAAATGACAAAATTAGATTTGTTATTTCTTATAGATTTGTTAACTATAATATTAAAAATGAAACAGCATTTTTAAGTCAAATTAAAATTTTAAATAGTTTATATCCAGAAAAATTAGAAGTTTCAGCTGTTAAATTAAAAGATGGTGATAAAGCACTAGAATCACTTTACAGTTATTACTTAAATACCCCTTCACCAGTACAAAGATTTGGATGAACTTCAGATTATGAATTAATTAATGGATCAAATGACTATAGATCATGAATTTCTGCAATGCCTATTTTAGCTGCCATTGCTTATGATGAAGCTTACCGTGCTAAAGTGCAAGTTGCTTACCCAACTTTAGTCAAAGCTGCTGATAAATTAAAAGTGTTCCTAGAAGCAAATAAAGAAACTATCAAACTTTCAATTCCTATTGAAAAATGATCAAAATTAACTTCAAAGGACTTACGCAACTTGAATGATTATTTAGCTCACAAAGTAATTGATAGCGAAAAAACAACTGATACAAATATTGTCTTAAAAGATATTGATACTAAAACTGATAAAACTGAATATATTAGTGCTGGACTTTTATCAGCTCAATACTTACTTTGATTAAATACTGATTCAACCCATGGATTAAAGAAAGATGAGCTTGTTAAATTTACTAATGAATTAACTAATATTTCAGGATTATTACCTAATCCTTTTTATACAAGTCTTTCAGAATCTTTTTCTGATAGGTTAGTTAACCCTAACTATATTTTCCCAAGTACACCATATGCAGATGATTATTCTTCATTTCTAGCTAAAACTACTACAACTAAATAA
- a CDS encoding ABC transporter permease: MLKYILQRIGFAILTLLIIVFVVYVLTAQFSTNPFAQRALGGTTGAGVSSDATDQLYEKYFNDSVKYHFLPASWANRYQEFKNVWLTYRLNPLIRFGYWLSDIFTNKQNPFGTPFNESLFQQTQTSSISELFFKYLRFSVIVTVPAFFISAILGIILGTVAGYKRGTMFDAGINVFSLFFIALPSFIIAPILISILLRVNVTPTFINPYSEQSSQVFSTTQIIVSWIPPILIVVLGSLSGYITYTRNQVITVLTSNYVLIARSKGLKQSEIFFKYVLRNISIPLAAILIPSYIGLLTGGIVIERYWNIPGTSEIIAQSFPQGEINIIMFNTVFFTFLGVMTTIVVDISYTILDPRIKYSSKAGFSYLQILARTLQRNKDFQKQKQLQGALYDK; this comes from the coding sequence ATGCTAAAATATATTTTGCAACGGATTGGATTTGCAATTTTAACTTTGCTAATTATCGTATTTGTTGTTTATGTTTTAACTGCACAATTTTCAACTAATCCATTTGCCCAAAGAGCACTTGGAGGAACTACTGGTGCAGGCGTAAGCAGTGATGCAACAGACCAATTATATGAAAAATATTTTAATGATTCTGTTAAATATCATTTTCTGCCAGCAAGTTGAGCAAATAGATATCAAGAATTTAAAAATGTATGACTTACATACCGTTTAAATCCTTTAATTCGTTTTGGGTATTGACTTAGTGATATTTTCACTAACAAACAAAACCCATTTGGAACACCATTTAACGAATCGTTATTTCAACAAACTCAAACTTCATCTATTTCAGAATTATTCTTTAAATATCTAAGATTTTCTGTGATTGTTACTGTGCCAGCCTTTTTTATTAGTGCAATTTTAGGAATTATCCTTGGGACAGTTGCAGGGTATAAACGGGGAACAATGTTTGATGCAGGAATAAACGTTTTTTCATTATTCTTTATTGCACTTCCTTCATTTATTATTGCCCCAATTTTAATTTCAATTTTATTAAGAGTGAATGTGACACCTACTTTTATTAACCCTTATTCAGAGCAAAGTTCACAAGTATTTAGTACAACACAAATTATTGTTTCTTGGATTCCACCAATTTTAATTGTGGTCCTTGGTTCGCTTTCTGGATATATTACTTATACACGAAATCAAGTAATTACGGTTCTAACTTCTAATTATGTTTTAATTGCTCGCTCAAAAGGCTTAAAACAATCTGAAATCTTCTTTAAATATGTATTAAGAAATATCTCTATTCCACTAGCAGCAATCTTGATTCCTTCATATATTGGACTTTTAACTGGCGGAATAGTAATTGAAAGATATTGAAATATTCCTGGAACCAGTGAAATTATTGCTCAATCATTCCCGCAAGGTGAAATCAACATTATTATGTTTAATACTGTCTTTTTCACTTTTTTAGGAGTTATGACAACAATTGTTGTAGATATTTCATATACAATTTTAGATCCTCGGATTAAATATTCTTCAAAAGCAGGCTTTAGTTACTTGCAAATTTTAGCTAGAACCTTGCAACGTAATAAGGATTTTCAGAAACAAAAACAATTACAAGGAGCATTATATGACAAGTAA
- a CDS encoding ABC transporter permease: MTSKEFNQKYKLKIDNISSPFAFAPKNNNFINVAGKPKKLTIEIIKRFFKSWPSVLFLFIFLAVFITSIVVTAYSNYSADISVDQTTQLNLIGAKAGEKTNTGSSFVKSLPAIWQGKINSNLVFSDAYFTENALVWQKQDYYGGYLWFEFNKPEYFTNDLSGNSIVHYIDFYKWYEVDSVHIVLRNSGINPNITYSEAAKYYQEILAANPHIKLNTYLGTNSAGIDIWTQSWIGTWRAIRLALIVATLQTIIGVAIGSYLGFHVGKPADTIIMRLIDIFSAPPTLIWLLLFATLFGTTDLTLGIALIFVGWVGSVGRTRLFIITVKDSEFITASQSVGASKARLIYKHALPAIIGKIATNYVASIPSIILSISSLAFLGFFQSDNANLGKIISSAPAEAATNIWTLLLPSLILLSISVSLHFIALGVHDALDPKVIKSK, encoded by the coding sequence ATGACAAGTAAAGAATTTAACCAAAAATATAAGTTAAAAATAGATAATATTTCAAGTCCTTTTGCTTTTGCTCCTAAAAATAACAACTTTATTAATGTTGCTGGAAAACCAAAAAAATTAACAATTGAAATAATAAAAAGATTTTTTAAAAGCTGACCTTCAGTTTTATTTCTTTTTATCTTTTTAGCTGTTTTTATTACTTCAATTGTCGTAACAGCTTATTCAAATTATAGTGCTGATATTTCAGTTGATCAAACCACTCAATTAAATTTAATTGGTGCCAAAGCAGGAGAAAAAACTAACACTGGCTCATCATTTGTTAAGTCACTACCAGCAATTTGACAAGGTAAAATCAATTCTAACCTTGTTTTCAGTGATGCTTATTTCACAGAAAACGCTTTAGTTTGGCAAAAACAAGATTATTATGGTGGATATTTATGGTTTGAATTTAATAAGCCAGAGTATTTTACTAATGATCTTAGTGGTAATTCAATTGTGCATTACATTGATTTTTATAAGTGATATGAAGTAGATAGTGTGCATATTGTTTTAAGAAATTCAGGCATTAACCCTAATATTACTTATTCAGAAGCAGCTAAATACTATCAAGAAATTTTAGCTGCTAATCCACATATAAAACTTAATACGTATTTAGGAACCAACAGTGCAGGAATTGATATTTGAACCCAAAGCTGAATAGGTACTTGAAGAGCAATTAGACTGGCTTTAATAGTTGCAACGCTTCAAACAATTATTGGAGTTGCAATTGGTTCATATTTAGGATTCCATGTAGGAAAACCTGCTGATACAATTATCATGCGTTTAATTGATATCTTTTCAGCTCCTCCAACATTAATTTGATTATTATTATTTGCCACTTTATTTGGCACAACAGATTTAACTTTAGGAATTGCACTGATCTTTGTTGGTTGAGTTGGTTCTGTTGGAAGAACAAGATTATTTATTATAACAGTCAAAGATTCAGAATTTATTACAGCTTCGCAATCAGTTGGTGCTTCAAAAGCAAGATTAATTTATAAACATGCACTTCCTGCAATTATTGGAAAAATAGCAACCAACTATGTTGCTTCAATTCCTTCAATTATTCTTTCAATTTCATCACTTGCTTTCTTAGGATTTTTCCAATCAGATAATGCTAACTTAGGAAAAATTATTTCTTCAGCTCCAGCTGAAGCTGCAACGAATATTTGAACCTTATTATTACCTTCATTAATCTTACTTTCAATTTCAGTTTCATTACACTTTATTGCTTTAGGAGTGCATGATGCCTTAGACCCTAAAGTTATTAAATCAAAATAG
- a CDS encoding ABC transporter ATP-binding protein, which produces MRDVLLTVKNLKVSFKLKRNKYINIVRGVDLEISKGQIVGIVGESGSGKSVTSKSFLNINENSLITADVMNIDGVDLLKSKKDTFWQKIRGHKIGYIPQDPLTSLNPTRKIGKQLLDALNKNQEWKNKTYNEKRKYLVGLLDKFGIRGAEEVFEMYPHTLSGGMKQRVVITMVVALKPSLIIADEPTTALDPTVQASILALFDEIRENMNISIILISHNISVVAKFCDYIYVMYAGKIVERGLKKDIFTNPKHPYTWALISAIPENKEDRLYSIKGTPPDMNNLPLGDAFAPRNDYALEVDFVKEPPLFEISNTHAAATWLLHPEAPKVQLSPELKARLESFRKVFKDNE; this is translated from the coding sequence ATGAGAGATGTTTTATTAACAGTTAAAAACCTTAAAGTAAGTTTTAAACTTAAGCGTAATAAGTATATAAATATTGTTCGTGGTGTTGATTTAGAGATTTCTAAGGGTCAAATTGTTGGTATAGTTGGTGAATCTGGTTCTGGTAAATCTGTTACTTCAAAATCATTTTTAAATATTAATGAAAATTCATTAATAACTGCTGATGTAATGAATATTGATGGTGTTGATTTATTAAAATCTAAAAAAGACACTTTTTGGCAAAAAATTAGAGGTCATAAAATTGGGTATATTCCCCAAGATCCTCTTACTTCCTTAAATCCAACAAGAAAAATTGGAAAACAACTTTTAGATGCTCTAAATAAAAACCAAGAATGAAAAAATAAAACTTACAATGAAAAACGTAAGTATTTAGTTGGGCTTTTAGATAAATTTGGAATTAGGGGTGCTGAAGAAGTTTTTGAGATGTACCCTCATACTCTTAGTGGAGGAATGAAACAGCGTGTAGTTATTACTATGGTTGTTGCTTTAAAACCTAGCTTAATTATTGCCGACGAGCCAACAACGGCACTTGATCCTACAGTCCAAGCTTCAATTTTAGCCTTATTTGATGAAATAAGGGAAAATATGAATATTTCAATTATTTTAATTAGTCACAATATTTCGGTTGTTGCTAAGTTTTGTGACTATATTTATGTTATGTATGCAGGTAAAATTGTTGAAAGAGGTTTAAAAAAAGATATTTTTACTAATCCTAAACACCCTTATACTTGAGCTTTGATTTCAGCAATTCCAGAAAATAAAGAAGATAGACTTTATTCAATCAAGGGGACTCCACCAGATATGAATAATTTACCTCTTGGTGATGCATTTGCCCCAAGAAATGATTATGCTTTGGAAGTTGATTTTGTTAAAGAACCTCCGTTGTTTGAAATTTCTAATACCCATGCTGCAGCTACTTGATTATTACACCCAGAGGCACCAAAAGTGCAATTATCGCCTGAATTAAAAGCACGTCTTGAGAGTTTTAGAAAGGTTTTTAAAGATAATGAATAA